In Cryptomeria japonica chromosome 10, Sugi_1.0, whole genome shotgun sequence, a genomic segment contains:
- the LOC131062831 gene encoding probable carboxylesterase 15 has translation MSEKSEAQVIEDFGGEIKLYSDGSVVRGDDSAFSSIFPEPDTFNFKHVEYKDVVMGEEIGLWARLYLPPETTSKAPILLYYHGGGFCVFSPATPVVHRACQMWAATLGALIVSVDYRLAPEHRLPCGYQDSIAALHWLQLQAVAAESADPWLRSHADFSRVFLAGDSAGGNIAHHVGLWAAGTKLEIEIKGVILMYPYFGGEERTSSEKFSSTVLSLEQSDVLWRLALPVGSNRDHPFSNPLIEEAAISAPDISPMLFVIAGRDILSDRQLQYCEFLKKRGKQIRVHVYDEEDHGFFFTKMEGQASVEALRGISDFMK, from the coding sequence ATGTCGGAGAAGAGTGAAGCTCAAGTTATCGAAGATTTCGGCGGCGAAATAAAGCTCTACAGTGACGGATCAGTTGTTAGAGGAGACGATTCAGCTTTCTCCTCCATCTTTCCAGAGCCCGATACTTTTAATTTTAAGCATGTAGAGTACAAAGACGTCGTGATGGGCGAGGAAATTGGATTGTGGGCACGCCTCTACTTGCCACCTGAAACGACGAGCAAAGCGCCCATCCTATTGTACTACCATGGCGGCGGGTTTTGCGTCTTTAGCCCTGCAACGCCCGTCGTGCATCGCGCGTGCCAGATGTGGGCAGCCACGCTCGGCGCCCTGATTGTTTCAGTGGATTACAGGTTGGCTCCCGAGCACCGCCTTCCTTGTGGCTACCAGGATTCCATCGCAGCGCTGCACTGGCTCCAACTGCAGGCCGTGGCGGCGGAATCAGCAGATCCGTGGTTGCGTTCCCACGCCGACTTTTCTAGGGTTTTTCTGGCGGGCGACAGCGCAGGAGGGAATATTGCGCACCATGTGGGCTTGTGGGCGGCGGGGACAAAGTTGGAGATCGAAATCAAGGGAGTGATTTTGATGTATCCATACTTCGGAGGCGAAGAGCGCACGTCGTCGGAGAAGTTTAGCTCAACAGTGTTGAGTTTGGAGCAGTCGGACGTCCTGTGGAGACTTGCGTTGCCTGTGGGAAGCAACAGAGATCACCCCTTCTCCAATCCGCTAATAGAAGAAGCCGCTATCTCTGCCCCTGACATTTCTCCCATGCTTTTTGTGATTGCAGGGCGCGATATACTGAGCGATCGACAGTTGCAATACTGTGAGTTTCTCAAGAAACGTGGGAAACAAATTCGTGTGCATGTGTATGACGAAGAAGACCACGGCTTCTTTTTCACGAAAATGGAGGGACAAGCCTCAGTTGAAGCTCTCCGTGGTATCTCCGATTTCATGAAGTGA